Proteins found in one Drosophila innubila isolate TH190305 chromosome X, UK_Dinn_1.0, whole genome shotgun sequence genomic segment:
- the LOC117793341 gene encoding uncharacterized protein LOC117793341 codes for MNQVNAQLRTQEGKDIYDLVQKRLVERLDSFETRTIPRIATLVDPRFKKDGFLRSSNADQAAKALELELLSLKSTTPRRPPTPESTSNEASSKFSFLQNKPKVKSTRADAIIATRQYMEKENIPDTCDPLKYWEMTADKELKLVAKNFSVYKPRPVSLNEYSAKLDKPYLTAGQGLNMKLLINFCS; via the exons ATGAATCAAGTAAATGCACAGTTGCGAACACAGGAAGGAAAAGATATATATGACCTTGTTCAGAAACGCTTAGTGGAAAGACTTGATTCCTTTGAAACGCGCACAATTCCTCGCATCGCTACTCTCGTTGATCCTCGCTTCAAAAAAGATGGCTTTCTCCGAAGTTCAAACGCAGACCAAGCAGCTAAAGCGTTGGAGCTGGAATTGCTCTCTCTTAAATCAACAACTCCACGACGTCCACCAACACCAGAATCAACTTCAAACGAGGCAAgcagcaaattttcatttttgcaaaataagcCTAAAGTAAAGTCTACCAGAGCCGATGCCATTATTGCCACAAGGCAATATatggaaaaagaaaacattccTGACACTTGCGACCCCTTGAAGTATTGGGAg ATGACTGCTGACAAGGAACTGAAATTGgttgcaaaaaatttttctgTATACAAGCCTCGTCCTGTGAGTCTGAACGAGTATTCAGCAAAGCTGGACAAACCATATCTGACCGCAGGACAAGGCTTAAACATGAAGTTGTTGATCAACTTTTGTTCCTGA